A genomic window from Triticum urartu cultivar G1812 chromosome 7, Tu2.1, whole genome shotgun sequence includes:
- the LOC125519320 gene encoding actin-related protein 2/3 complex subunit 3-like, with the protein MIVLDDVNAIAVIQFITGKVLNSLLPAVAINQLLRKLFRARQVYHSSFTDDDGITKACGCPLLPLKTHIKGPAPASDSDKADIVDEAITFFRANVFFKNFHVKSPADKLLIYLTSYINIALKRLESCRTLAVGTKAIINLGLETVPVPGEPGFPFPGLFTLPESQEEAELLRNYLKQIREETSGRLLNCAYRANGTPNKWWLAFAKRKFMNLVIL; encoded by the exons ATGATTGTCTTGGATGATGTGAATGCAATTGCAGTTATTCAGTTTATCACCGGCAA AGTCCTGAATAGCTTGCTGCCGGCCGTGGCCATTAACCAGCTTCTGAGGAAACTATTCAGAGCCA GACAAGTTTATCACTCTAGTTTCACTGATGATGATGGGATCACAAAAGCCTGTGGGTGTCCTTTGCTTCCACTGAAAACTCATATCAAGGGCCCAGCCCCAGCCTCAGATTCAG ATAAAGCGGATATAGTCGATGAAGCGATAACTTTCTTCCGAGCAAATGTTTTCTTCAAAAACTTCCATGTCAAAAGCCCAGCAGACAAGTTGCTTATCTATCTGACATCTTACATCAATATTGCCTTGAAAAGACTAGAAAGCTGCCGGACACTGGCTGTTGGAACTAAGGCAATCATTAACCTGGGGTTGGAAACTGTTCCTGTGCCCGGGGAACCGGGGTTTCCTTTCCCTGGACTTTTCACTCTTCCCGAATCCCAGGAAGAAGCAG AATTGTTGAGGAACTATCTGAAGCAGATAAGGGAGGAAACAAGCGGGAGGCTGCTCAACTGTGCATACAGAGCTAATGGCACTCCAAACAAATGGTGGTTGGCTTTTGCAAAGAGGAAGTTCATGAACCTTGTCATCCTTTAG